In Lycium ferocissimum isolate CSIRO_LF1 chromosome 11, AGI_CSIRO_Lferr_CH_V1, whole genome shotgun sequence, a single genomic region encodes these proteins:
- the LOC132037723 gene encoding uncharacterized protein LOC132037723 isoform X3, which translates to MPGTIQVSVFDFKNTSSSAPSSSICLWVSMGKRAYQTWDKGDFSFPLTTFRENLVVRLQDAEGNEISRTVKTLSIVEKGYWDDFFQLEGGDYVHMKLQFTLSEDERNRIRNVRESALRKKLKVPATNIEYKGTAIPVRASSLAIRKEFSDRSEANSSSPVKEGVEIQYSEPDRPSAKKLQTQLIPVYEQDAQSILKLDVTGKKQSVSRKKIADPSNNPEDQSAQSMLKMDVAANKESVSQKKIVDPSNKSEDQSEQSLLKMDVAAKKEFVSQEKIVDPSNKPEDQSVQSMLKMDVAARKAFVSQEKIVDPSNKPEVQSVQSMLKMDVAAKKGFVSQEKIVDPSNNPEDQSAQSMFKMDVAARKALVSQEKIDPSNKPEDQSVQSMLKMDVVAKKEFVSQDKIVDPSNKPEDQSAESMFKMDVAEKKEFVSQKKIVDPSNKPEDQSAQSMLKMDVAAKKEFVSQEKIVDPSNKPEDQSVQFMLKMDVAAKKEFVSQKKIVDPFNKPEDQSAQSMLKMDVAAKKEPVSQMKIVDPSNKPEGQSAQSMLKMDVAANNESISQKKNVDPSNKSEDQDAQSMLKMDVAAKKESVSQKKNAESSNKPEDQGVLEKTTSSVRKMISAFETGLTQKKGRRSLTRNRASKSQPNLVGIGGSLRDLDPEDTARPNEMSALRLERPLNTVDFPEPQINIGKRGDSSFPAQAFVGMEEPVFHEQLEHSNVHIVQVNETGSSQQETLRSAKKESTTEATSPVYRMRGESSSHEQDIVGAGLPMFHEQLKQPSMHIAPFNEAGSSQQETFGSATKESNTVAASPVGLMRLSNLQTVTSSQTTNVAHPDMLKANDLAADQDRLNGPSVAEKRNREVRSETLPEVHFERASNVKPKLVAFCENELYDSENSGAWIFPANKKRQCIKTAGENIVHLSEDFSIGVDDHQSNERPSMQEITGKHGFFHIIDSMTKKGREKPQKPRNQSESSGENGSSGPVRQVIKIALIVGFGILVLLTRQRDTRRNDRKSKEFYNTSPDFMDHLASSEEQWSLTVEGD; encoded by the exons ATGCCAGGAACTATCCAAGTTTCAG TGTTTGATTTCAAGAATACATCATCTTCAGCACCGTCTTCCTCAATTTGCTTATGGG TTTCCATGGGGAAGAGAGCGTACCAAACGTGGGACAAGGGAGATTTCTCTTT TCCATTAACGACATTTCGTGAAAATTTGGTTGTTAGACTTCAGGATGCTGAGGGAAATGAGATATCTCGTACAG TTAAGACCTTATCAATAGTTGAGAAGGGTTATTGGGATGACTTTTTTCAACTTGAAGGAGGTGATTATGTCCATATGAAGTTGCAATTCACTCTAAGTGAAGATGAGCGCAACCGAATCCGCAATGTG AGAGAATCTGCTTTGAGGAAGAAACTAAAAGTTCCAGCAACAAATATTGAATACAAAGGAACTGCAATCCCTGTGCGAGCATCATCTCTGGCTATCAGAAAGGAGTTTTCAG ATAGAAGTGAAGCAAACTCATCTTCACCTGTGAAAGAAGGGGTTGAAATACAATATTCTGAACCTGACAGACCATCAGCTAAGAAGCTTCAAACTCAGCTAATACCTGTTTATGAGCAAGATGCACAGTCCATCTTGAAGCTGGACGTAACAGGAAAGAAACAGTCTGTGTCCCGAAAGAAGATTGCCGATCCATCAAACAATCCTGAGGATCAAAGTGCGCAATCTATGTTAAAGATGGATGTTGCTGCAAACAAAGAGTCTGTGTCCCAAAAGAAGATTGTCGATCCATCTAATAAATCTGAGGATCAAAGTGAGCAGTCTTTGTTGAAGATGGATGTTGCTGCAAAGAAAGAGTTTGTGTCCCAAGAGAAGATTGTTGATCCATCTAATAAACCTGAGGATCAAAGTGTGCAGTCTATGTTAAAGATGGACGTTGCTGCAAGGAAAGCGTTTGTGTCCCAAGAGAAGATTGTTGATCCATCTAATAAACCTGAGGTTCAAAGTGTGCAGTCTATGTTAAAGATGGATGTTGCTGCAAAGAAAGGGTTTGTGTCCCAAGAGAAGATTGTTGATCCATCTAATAATCCTGAGGATCAAAGTGCGCAGTCTATGTTCAAGATGGACGTTGCTGCAAGGAAAGCGCTTGTGTCCCAAGAGAAGATTGATCCATCTAATAAACCTGAGGATCAAAGTGTGCAGTCTATGTTAAAGATGGATGTTGTTGCAAAGAAAGAGTTTGTGTCCCAAGACAAGATTGTTGATCCATCTAATAAACCTGAGGATCAAAGTGCAGAGTCTATGTTCAAGATGGATGTTGCTGAAAAGAAAGAGTTTGTGTCGCAAAAAAAGATTGTTGATCCATCAAACAAACCTGAGGATCAAAGTGCACAGTCTATGTTAAAGATGGATGTTGCTGCAAAGAAAGAGTTTGTGTCCCAAGAGAAGATTGTTGATCCATCTAATAAACCTGAGGATCAAAGTGTGCAGTTCATGTTAAAGATGGATGTTGCTGCAAAGAAAGAGTTTGTATcacaaaagaagatagttgaTCCATTTAATAAACCTGAGGATCAAAGTGCCCAGTCTATGTTAAAGATGGATGTTGCTGCAAAGAAAGAGCCCGTGTCCCAAATGAAGATTGTTGATCCATCTAATAAACCTGAGGGTCAGAGTGCTCAGTCAATGCTGAAGATGGATGTTGCTGCAAATAATGAGTCCATATCCCAAAAGAAGAATGTTGATCCATCTAATAAGTCTGAGGATCAAGATGCTCAGTCTATGTTGAAGATGGATGTTGCTGCCAAGAAAGAGTCTGTTTCCCAAAAGAAAAATGCTGAGTCATCTAATAAACCTGAAGATCAAGGTGTATTGGAAAAAACTACTAGCAGTGTCAGGAAAATGATAAGTGCGTTTGAAACTGGTCTTACTCAG AAGAAGGGGAGAAGATCTCTTACAagaaatcgagcatcaaaatcCCAACCAAATTTAGTTGGAATCGGAGGCTCCCTAAGAGATCTGGATCCAGAAGACACTGCAAGGCCTAATGAGATGAGTGCACTAAGACTAGAAAGACCTCTTAATACTGTTGACTTCCCAGAGCCTCAAATAAATATTGGCAAAAGAGGAGATAGTAGTTTTCCAGCGCAAgcttttgttggtatggaagaGCCCGTGTTTCATGAACAGTTGGAGCATTCAAATGTACACATTGTCCAAGTTAATGAAACAGGCTCAAGTCAGCAGGAGACCTTAAGATCTGCTAAAAAGGAGTCTACTACTGAAGCTACTTCACCTGTATATAGGATGAGAGGAGAAAGTAGTTCTCATGAGCAAGATATTGTTGGTGCGGGACTGCCCATGTTCCATGAACAGTTGAAGCAGCCCAGTATGCACATTGCCCCATTTAATGAAGCAGGCTCAAGTCAGCAGGAGACCTTCGGATCTGCTACAAAGGAGTCAAATACTGTAGCTGCTTCACCTGTAGGTTTGATGAGATTATCCAACTTACAAACAGTTACTAGTTCCCAAACAACTAATGTGGCTCATCCAGATATGCTGAAAGCTAATGATTTAGCTGCTGATCAAGATCGTTTAAATGGTCCTTCAGTTGCCGAGAAACGAAACAGAGAAGTTAGATCAGAGACTTTACCAGAAGTACATTTTGAAAGGGCTTCAAATGTGAAACCAAAATTAGTAGCTTTCTGCGAAAATGAGCTTTATGACTCAGAAAATTCTGGTGCATGGATATTTCCAGCTAACAAAAAGCGCCAATGTATCAAAACTGCTGGCGAAAACATAGTGCATTTATCAGAAGATTTCAGCATTGGAGTAGATGATCATCAAAGCAATGAGAGACCTTCTATGCAAGAAATTACAGGGAAG CATGGTTTTTTTCATATTATTGACTCCATGACAAAGAAAGGAAGAGAGAAGCCACAAAAGCCAAGAAATCAGTCTGAGAGCTCTGGAGAAAATGGCTCTTCTGGACCTGTTAGACAG GTGATAAAAATTGCACTGATTGTAGGGTTTGGTATATTAGTTCTCCTCACTAGACAAAGAGACACCAG GAGAAATGACAGAAAATCAAAGGAGTTTTACAACACCAGTCCAGATTTTATGGATCATTTGGCATCTTCAGAAGAACAATGGAGTCTAACGGTAGAAGGAGATTGA
- the LOC132037723 gene encoding uncharacterized protein LOC132037723 isoform X2 — MPGTIQVSVFDFKNTSSSAPSSSICLWVSMGKRAYQTWDKGDFSFPLTTFRENLVVRLQDAEGNEISRTEVKTLSIVEKGYWDDFFQLEGGDYVHMKLQFTLSEDERNRIRNVRESALRKKLKVPATNIEYKGTAIPVRASSLAIRKEFSDRSEANSSSPVKEGVEIQYSEPDRPSAKKLQTQLIPVYEQDAQSILKLDVTGKKQSVSRKKIADPSNNPEDQSAQSMLKMDVAANKESVSQKKIVDPSNKSEDQSEQSLLKMDVAAKKEFVSQEKIVDPSNKPEDQSVQSMLKMDVAARKAFVSQEKIVDPSNKPEVQSVQSMLKMDVAAKKGFVSQEKIVDPSNNPEDQSAQSMFKMDVAARKALVSQEKIDPSNKPEDQSVQSMLKMDVVAKKEFVSQDKIVDPSNKPEDQSAESMFKMDVAEKKEFVSQKKIVDPSNKPEDQSAQSMLKMDVAAKKEFVSQEKIVDPSNKPEDQSVQFMLKMDVAAKKEFVSQKKIVDPFNKPEDQSAQSMLKMDVAAKKEPVSQMKIVDPSNKPEGQSAQSMLKMDVAANNESISQKKNVDPSNKSEDQDAQSMLKMDVAAKKESVSQKKNAESSNKPEDQGVLEKTTSSVRKMISAFETGLTQKGRRSLTRNRASKSQPNLVGIGGSLRDLDPEDTARPNEMSALRLERPLNTVDFPEPQINIGKRGDSSFPAQAFVGMEEPVFHEQLEHSNVHIVQVNETGSSQQETLRSAKKESTTEATSPVYRMRGESSSHEQDIVGAGLPMFHEQLKQPSMHIAPFNEAGSSQQETFGSATKESNTVAASPVGLMRLSNLQTVTSSQTTNVAHPDMLKANDLAADQDRLNGPSVAEKRNREVRSETLPEVHFERASNVKPKLVAFCENELYDSENSGAWIFPANKKRQCIKTAGENIVHLSEDFSIGVDDHQSNERPSMQEITGKHGFFHIIDSMTKKGREKPQKPRNQSESSGENGSSGPVRQVIKIALIVGFGILVLLTRQRDTRRNDRKSKEFYNTSPDFMDHLASSEEQWSLTVEGD, encoded by the exons ATGCCAGGAACTATCCAAGTTTCAG TGTTTGATTTCAAGAATACATCATCTTCAGCACCGTCTTCCTCAATTTGCTTATGGG TTTCCATGGGGAAGAGAGCGTACCAAACGTGGGACAAGGGAGATTTCTCTTT TCCATTAACGACATTTCGTGAAAATTTGGTTGTTAGACTTCAGGATGCTGAGGGAAATGAGATATCTCGTACAG AAGTTAAGACCTTATCAATAGTTGAGAAGGGTTATTGGGATGACTTTTTTCAACTTGAAGGAGGTGATTATGTCCATATGAAGTTGCAATTCACTCTAAGTGAAGATGAGCGCAACCGAATCCGCAATGTG AGAGAATCTGCTTTGAGGAAGAAACTAAAAGTTCCAGCAACAAATATTGAATACAAAGGAACTGCAATCCCTGTGCGAGCATCATCTCTGGCTATCAGAAAGGAGTTTTCAG ATAGAAGTGAAGCAAACTCATCTTCACCTGTGAAAGAAGGGGTTGAAATACAATATTCTGAACCTGACAGACCATCAGCTAAGAAGCTTCAAACTCAGCTAATACCTGTTTATGAGCAAGATGCACAGTCCATCTTGAAGCTGGACGTAACAGGAAAGAAACAGTCTGTGTCCCGAAAGAAGATTGCCGATCCATCAAACAATCCTGAGGATCAAAGTGCGCAATCTATGTTAAAGATGGATGTTGCTGCAAACAAAGAGTCTGTGTCCCAAAAGAAGATTGTCGATCCATCTAATAAATCTGAGGATCAAAGTGAGCAGTCTTTGTTGAAGATGGATGTTGCTGCAAAGAAAGAGTTTGTGTCCCAAGAGAAGATTGTTGATCCATCTAATAAACCTGAGGATCAAAGTGTGCAGTCTATGTTAAAGATGGACGTTGCTGCAAGGAAAGCGTTTGTGTCCCAAGAGAAGATTGTTGATCCATCTAATAAACCTGAGGTTCAAAGTGTGCAGTCTATGTTAAAGATGGATGTTGCTGCAAAGAAAGGGTTTGTGTCCCAAGAGAAGATTGTTGATCCATCTAATAATCCTGAGGATCAAAGTGCGCAGTCTATGTTCAAGATGGACGTTGCTGCAAGGAAAGCGCTTGTGTCCCAAGAGAAGATTGATCCATCTAATAAACCTGAGGATCAAAGTGTGCAGTCTATGTTAAAGATGGATGTTGTTGCAAAGAAAGAGTTTGTGTCCCAAGACAAGATTGTTGATCCATCTAATAAACCTGAGGATCAAAGTGCAGAGTCTATGTTCAAGATGGATGTTGCTGAAAAGAAAGAGTTTGTGTCGCAAAAAAAGATTGTTGATCCATCAAACAAACCTGAGGATCAAAGTGCACAGTCTATGTTAAAGATGGATGTTGCTGCAAAGAAAGAGTTTGTGTCCCAAGAGAAGATTGTTGATCCATCTAATAAACCTGAGGATCAAAGTGTGCAGTTCATGTTAAAGATGGATGTTGCTGCAAAGAAAGAGTTTGTATcacaaaagaagatagttgaTCCATTTAATAAACCTGAGGATCAAAGTGCCCAGTCTATGTTAAAGATGGATGTTGCTGCAAAGAAAGAGCCCGTGTCCCAAATGAAGATTGTTGATCCATCTAATAAACCTGAGGGTCAGAGTGCTCAGTCAATGCTGAAGATGGATGTTGCTGCAAATAATGAGTCCATATCCCAAAAGAAGAATGTTGATCCATCTAATAAGTCTGAGGATCAAGATGCTCAGTCTATGTTGAAGATGGATGTTGCTGCCAAGAAAGAGTCTGTTTCCCAAAAGAAAAATGCTGAGTCATCTAATAAACCTGAAGATCAAGGTGTATTGGAAAAAACTACTAGCAGTGTCAGGAAAATGATAAGTGCGTTTGAAACTGGTCTTACTCAG AAGGGGAGAAGATCTCTTACAagaaatcgagcatcaaaatcCCAACCAAATTTAGTTGGAATCGGAGGCTCCCTAAGAGATCTGGATCCAGAAGACACTGCAAGGCCTAATGAGATGAGTGCACTAAGACTAGAAAGACCTCTTAATACTGTTGACTTCCCAGAGCCTCAAATAAATATTGGCAAAAGAGGAGATAGTAGTTTTCCAGCGCAAgcttttgttggtatggaagaGCCCGTGTTTCATGAACAGTTGGAGCATTCAAATGTACACATTGTCCAAGTTAATGAAACAGGCTCAAGTCAGCAGGAGACCTTAAGATCTGCTAAAAAGGAGTCTACTACTGAAGCTACTTCACCTGTATATAGGATGAGAGGAGAAAGTAGTTCTCATGAGCAAGATATTGTTGGTGCGGGACTGCCCATGTTCCATGAACAGTTGAAGCAGCCCAGTATGCACATTGCCCCATTTAATGAAGCAGGCTCAAGTCAGCAGGAGACCTTCGGATCTGCTACAAAGGAGTCAAATACTGTAGCTGCTTCACCTGTAGGTTTGATGAGATTATCCAACTTACAAACAGTTACTAGTTCCCAAACAACTAATGTGGCTCATCCAGATATGCTGAAAGCTAATGATTTAGCTGCTGATCAAGATCGTTTAAATGGTCCTTCAGTTGCCGAGAAACGAAACAGAGAAGTTAGATCAGAGACTTTACCAGAAGTACATTTTGAAAGGGCTTCAAATGTGAAACCAAAATTAGTAGCTTTCTGCGAAAATGAGCTTTATGACTCAGAAAATTCTGGTGCATGGATATTTCCAGCTAACAAAAAGCGCCAATGTATCAAAACTGCTGGCGAAAACATAGTGCATTTATCAGAAGATTTCAGCATTGGAGTAGATGATCATCAAAGCAATGAGAGACCTTCTATGCAAGAAATTACAGGGAAG CATGGTTTTTTTCATATTATTGACTCCATGACAAAGAAAGGAAGAGAGAAGCCACAAAAGCCAAGAAATCAGTCTGAGAGCTCTGGAGAAAATGGCTCTTCTGGACCTGTTAGACAG GTGATAAAAATTGCACTGATTGTAGGGTTTGGTATATTAGTTCTCCTCACTAGACAAAGAGACACCAG GAGAAATGACAGAAAATCAAAGGAGTTTTACAACACCAGTCCAGATTTTATGGATCATTTGGCATCTTCAGAAGAACAATGGAGTCTAACGGTAGAAGGAGATTGA
- the LOC132037723 gene encoding uncharacterized protein LOC132037723 isoform X1 codes for MPGTIQVSVFDFKNTSSSAPSSSICLWVSMGKRAYQTWDKGDFSFPLTTFRENLVVRLQDAEGNEISRTEVKTLSIVEKGYWDDFFQLEGGDYVHMKLQFTLSEDERNRIRNVRESALRKKLKVPATNIEYKGTAIPVRASSLAIRKEFSDRSEANSSSPVKEGVEIQYSEPDRPSAKKLQTQLIPVYEQDAQSILKLDVTGKKQSVSRKKIADPSNNPEDQSAQSMLKMDVAANKESVSQKKIVDPSNKSEDQSEQSLLKMDVAAKKEFVSQEKIVDPSNKPEDQSVQSMLKMDVAARKAFVSQEKIVDPSNKPEVQSVQSMLKMDVAAKKGFVSQEKIVDPSNNPEDQSAQSMFKMDVAARKALVSQEKIDPSNKPEDQSVQSMLKMDVVAKKEFVSQDKIVDPSNKPEDQSAESMFKMDVAEKKEFVSQKKIVDPSNKPEDQSAQSMLKMDVAAKKEFVSQEKIVDPSNKPEDQSVQFMLKMDVAAKKEFVSQKKIVDPFNKPEDQSAQSMLKMDVAAKKEPVSQMKIVDPSNKPEGQSAQSMLKMDVAANNESISQKKNVDPSNKSEDQDAQSMLKMDVAAKKESVSQKKNAESSNKPEDQGVLEKTTSSVRKMISAFETGLTQKKGRRSLTRNRASKSQPNLVGIGGSLRDLDPEDTARPNEMSALRLERPLNTVDFPEPQINIGKRGDSSFPAQAFVGMEEPVFHEQLEHSNVHIVQVNETGSSQQETLRSAKKESTTEATSPVYRMRGESSSHEQDIVGAGLPMFHEQLKQPSMHIAPFNEAGSSQQETFGSATKESNTVAASPVGLMRLSNLQTVTSSQTTNVAHPDMLKANDLAADQDRLNGPSVAEKRNREVRSETLPEVHFERASNVKPKLVAFCENELYDSENSGAWIFPANKKRQCIKTAGENIVHLSEDFSIGVDDHQSNERPSMQEITGKHGFFHIIDSMTKKGREKPQKPRNQSESSGENGSSGPVRQVIKIALIVGFGILVLLTRQRDTRRNDRKSKEFYNTSPDFMDHLASSEEQWSLTVEGD; via the exons ATGCCAGGAACTATCCAAGTTTCAG TGTTTGATTTCAAGAATACATCATCTTCAGCACCGTCTTCCTCAATTTGCTTATGGG TTTCCATGGGGAAGAGAGCGTACCAAACGTGGGACAAGGGAGATTTCTCTTT TCCATTAACGACATTTCGTGAAAATTTGGTTGTTAGACTTCAGGATGCTGAGGGAAATGAGATATCTCGTACAG AAGTTAAGACCTTATCAATAGTTGAGAAGGGTTATTGGGATGACTTTTTTCAACTTGAAGGAGGTGATTATGTCCATATGAAGTTGCAATTCACTCTAAGTGAAGATGAGCGCAACCGAATCCGCAATGTG AGAGAATCTGCTTTGAGGAAGAAACTAAAAGTTCCAGCAACAAATATTGAATACAAAGGAACTGCAATCCCTGTGCGAGCATCATCTCTGGCTATCAGAAAGGAGTTTTCAG ATAGAAGTGAAGCAAACTCATCTTCACCTGTGAAAGAAGGGGTTGAAATACAATATTCTGAACCTGACAGACCATCAGCTAAGAAGCTTCAAACTCAGCTAATACCTGTTTATGAGCAAGATGCACAGTCCATCTTGAAGCTGGACGTAACAGGAAAGAAACAGTCTGTGTCCCGAAAGAAGATTGCCGATCCATCAAACAATCCTGAGGATCAAAGTGCGCAATCTATGTTAAAGATGGATGTTGCTGCAAACAAAGAGTCTGTGTCCCAAAAGAAGATTGTCGATCCATCTAATAAATCTGAGGATCAAAGTGAGCAGTCTTTGTTGAAGATGGATGTTGCTGCAAAGAAAGAGTTTGTGTCCCAAGAGAAGATTGTTGATCCATCTAATAAACCTGAGGATCAAAGTGTGCAGTCTATGTTAAAGATGGACGTTGCTGCAAGGAAAGCGTTTGTGTCCCAAGAGAAGATTGTTGATCCATCTAATAAACCTGAGGTTCAAAGTGTGCAGTCTATGTTAAAGATGGATGTTGCTGCAAAGAAAGGGTTTGTGTCCCAAGAGAAGATTGTTGATCCATCTAATAATCCTGAGGATCAAAGTGCGCAGTCTATGTTCAAGATGGACGTTGCTGCAAGGAAAGCGCTTGTGTCCCAAGAGAAGATTGATCCATCTAATAAACCTGAGGATCAAAGTGTGCAGTCTATGTTAAAGATGGATGTTGTTGCAAAGAAAGAGTTTGTGTCCCAAGACAAGATTGTTGATCCATCTAATAAACCTGAGGATCAAAGTGCAGAGTCTATGTTCAAGATGGATGTTGCTGAAAAGAAAGAGTTTGTGTCGCAAAAAAAGATTGTTGATCCATCAAACAAACCTGAGGATCAAAGTGCACAGTCTATGTTAAAGATGGATGTTGCTGCAAAGAAAGAGTTTGTGTCCCAAGAGAAGATTGTTGATCCATCTAATAAACCTGAGGATCAAAGTGTGCAGTTCATGTTAAAGATGGATGTTGCTGCAAAGAAAGAGTTTGTATcacaaaagaagatagttgaTCCATTTAATAAACCTGAGGATCAAAGTGCCCAGTCTATGTTAAAGATGGATGTTGCTGCAAAGAAAGAGCCCGTGTCCCAAATGAAGATTGTTGATCCATCTAATAAACCTGAGGGTCAGAGTGCTCAGTCAATGCTGAAGATGGATGTTGCTGCAAATAATGAGTCCATATCCCAAAAGAAGAATGTTGATCCATCTAATAAGTCTGAGGATCAAGATGCTCAGTCTATGTTGAAGATGGATGTTGCTGCCAAGAAAGAGTCTGTTTCCCAAAAGAAAAATGCTGAGTCATCTAATAAACCTGAAGATCAAGGTGTATTGGAAAAAACTACTAGCAGTGTCAGGAAAATGATAAGTGCGTTTGAAACTGGTCTTACTCAG AAGAAGGGGAGAAGATCTCTTACAagaaatcgagcatcaaaatcCCAACCAAATTTAGTTGGAATCGGAGGCTCCCTAAGAGATCTGGATCCAGAAGACACTGCAAGGCCTAATGAGATGAGTGCACTAAGACTAGAAAGACCTCTTAATACTGTTGACTTCCCAGAGCCTCAAATAAATATTGGCAAAAGAGGAGATAGTAGTTTTCCAGCGCAAgcttttgttggtatggaagaGCCCGTGTTTCATGAACAGTTGGAGCATTCAAATGTACACATTGTCCAAGTTAATGAAACAGGCTCAAGTCAGCAGGAGACCTTAAGATCTGCTAAAAAGGAGTCTACTACTGAAGCTACTTCACCTGTATATAGGATGAGAGGAGAAAGTAGTTCTCATGAGCAAGATATTGTTGGTGCGGGACTGCCCATGTTCCATGAACAGTTGAAGCAGCCCAGTATGCACATTGCCCCATTTAATGAAGCAGGCTCAAGTCAGCAGGAGACCTTCGGATCTGCTACAAAGGAGTCAAATACTGTAGCTGCTTCACCTGTAGGTTTGATGAGATTATCCAACTTACAAACAGTTACTAGTTCCCAAACAACTAATGTGGCTCATCCAGATATGCTGAAAGCTAATGATTTAGCTGCTGATCAAGATCGTTTAAATGGTCCTTCAGTTGCCGAGAAACGAAACAGAGAAGTTAGATCAGAGACTTTACCAGAAGTACATTTTGAAAGGGCTTCAAATGTGAAACCAAAATTAGTAGCTTTCTGCGAAAATGAGCTTTATGACTCAGAAAATTCTGGTGCATGGATATTTCCAGCTAACAAAAAGCGCCAATGTATCAAAACTGCTGGCGAAAACATAGTGCATTTATCAGAAGATTTCAGCATTGGAGTAGATGATCATCAAAGCAATGAGAGACCTTCTATGCAAGAAATTACAGGGAAG CATGGTTTTTTTCATATTATTGACTCCATGACAAAGAAAGGAAGAGAGAAGCCACAAAAGCCAAGAAATCAGTCTGAGAGCTCTGGAGAAAATGGCTCTTCTGGACCTGTTAGACAG GTGATAAAAATTGCACTGATTGTAGGGTTTGGTATATTAGTTCTCCTCACTAGACAAAGAGACACCAG GAGAAATGACAGAAAATCAAAGGAGTTTTACAACACCAGTCCAGATTTTATGGATCATTTGGCATCTTCAGAAGAACAATGGAGTCTAACGGTAGAAGGAGATTGA